In the genome of Nycticebus coucang isolate mNycCou1 chromosome 12, mNycCou1.pri, whole genome shotgun sequence, one region contains:
- the LOC128561936 gene encoding taste receptor type 2 member 10-like, which yields MLNVVEGIFLSVAIIESILGVVGNGFIALVFCIDCVKSKLSMLGFILTGLAISRICLIWIIMIDVLMKVLSPYTYYSSNLNEYIGYMWVIINHSSIGFATSLNIFYFLKIANFSHYVFLWLKRRISRILPLLIGFLVISVVITLPQVMKAFNDIKMKNRNTTYGSKMQKSEFFVQQVSINLGVIFFLTLSLITCFLLIISLWRHSRKMQLNTMGFRDPNNEAHVKAMKVLVSFIILFILHFIGYATEITSSALENKLLLLFGVTTSAIYPWAHSFILILGNSKLKQTSLKVLQQLMFCDRQ from the coding sequence ATGCTAAATGTAGTGGAAGGCATCTTCCTTTCTGTTGCAATTATTGAGTCCATCCTGGGAGTTGTAGGGAATGGATTTATTGCACTTGTGTTCTGCATTGACTGTGTCAAGAGTAAGCTCTCTATGCTTGGCTTTATTCTCACTGGCTTAGCAATTTCTAGAATTTGTCTGATATGGATAATAATGATAGATGTATTAATGAAGGTCTTGTCTCCATATACTTATTACTCTAGTAACTTAAATGAATATATTGGTTACATGTGGGTAATTATCAACCATTCCAGTATCGGTTTTGCCACCAGCCTCAACATCTTCTACTTCCTGAAGATAGCAAACTTTTCTCACTACGTGTTTCTCTGGTTGAAAAGAAGAATCAGTAGAATTCTTCCTCTTCTAATAGGATTCTTGGTTATTTCAGTGGTAATTACTCTTCCACAAGTCATGAAGGCTTTTAATGATATCAAAATGAAGAATAGAAACACAACCTATGGATCCAAGATGCAAAAAAGTGAATTCTTTGTTCAACAGGTGTCAATAAATCTGGGAGTCATCTTCTTCCTTACACTATCCTTAATTACATGTTTCCTGTTAATCATTTCCCTTTGGAGACACAGTAGGAAGATGCAACTGAACACAATGGGATTCAGAGACCCCAACAATGAAGCTCATGTGAAGGCAATGAAAGTGCTGGTATCTTTCATCATCCTCTTCATCTTGCATTTTATAGGCTATGCCACAGAAATAACATCTTCTGCGCTAGAAAACaaacttttattactttttggaGTGACAACCTCAGCCATTTATCCCTGGGCTCACTCATTTATCCTAATTCTAGGAAATAGCAAACTAAAGCAGACCTCTTTGAAGGTACTGCAGCAATTAATGTTTTGTGACAGACAATAA
- the LOC128561935 gene encoding taste receptor type 2 member 10-like encodes MECILGILGNGFIASVYLLDCVKKKLSMLGFILTGLAISRICLIWIIMIGGLMYILSPDTYYSSKLIEYISYMWLFINQSSIWFATSLNIFYFLKIANFSHYMFLWLKRRISRILPFLMVFLLISLFIALPQVMKAFNDNKMKNRNTTCRFKMQKSEFFIQQVSVHLGVIFFFTLSLIPCFLLIISLWRHSRKMQLNATGFRDPSTEAHVKAMKMLISFVILFILYFIGYVMKLSSTVLENNKLMFICGMTTSAIYPWGHSFILILGNSKLKQASLQVMQQLKCERQ; translated from the coding sequence atggAGTGCATCCTGGGAATTTTAGGGAATGGGTTTATTGCAAGTGTGTACTTACTTGACTGTGTCAAGAAGAAGCTCTCTATGCTTGGCTTTATTCTCACTGGCTTAGCAATTTCTAGAATTTGTCTGATATGGATAATAATGATAGGTGGATTAATGTATATATTGTCTCCAGATACATATTACTCTAGTAAGCTAATTGAATACATTAGTTACATGTGGCTATTTATCAATCAATCAAGTATCTGGTTTGCCACCAGCCTCAACATCTTCTATTTCCTGAAGATAGCAAACTTTTCCCACTACATGTTTCTCTGGTTGAAAAGGAGAATCAGTagaattcttccttttctaatggTATTCTTGCTTATTTCATTGTTTATTGCTCTTCCACAAGTCATGAAGGCTTTTAATGATAacaaaatgaagaacagaaacaCAACCTGCCGATTCAAGATGCaaaaaagtgaatttttcattcaacaGGTTTCTGTACACCTGGGAGTCATCTTCTTCTTTACACTATCCTTAATTCCATGTTTCCTGCTAATCATTTCTCTTTGGAGACACAGTAGGAAGATGCAATTGAATGCCACAGGATTCAGAGACCCCAGCACTGAAGCTCATGTGAAGGCAATGAAAATGCTGATATCTTTTGTCATTCTCTTTATCTTGTATTTTATAGGCTATGTCATGAAACTGTCATCTACTGTGCTAGAAAACAACAAACTCATGTTCATTTGTGGAATGACAACCTCAGCCATCTATCCCTGGGGTCACTCATTTATCCTAATTCTAGGAAACAGCAAACTAAAGCAGGCCTCTTTGCAGGTAATGCAGCAGTTAAAGTGTGAGAGACAATAA